From Bacillus basilensis, a single genomic window includes:
- a CDS encoding NAD(P)/FAD-dependent oxidoreductase, whose product MYDVTIIGAGVSSIFMAYSLAKSNKKVLILDKGKALEDRHCPLDEGKTCNCTTCDKYFGFGGLGKSEGKFNYTNGFGGELEQKVGKEVFIQLMAEVDEILCQFGGSSVSKYSTENSNLTKRAEACGLQMLTTEVRHLGTTLSSNIFQQLYEFLLTKIKIQFHIDVQHILKQEDHFTIETNEGTVQSKQLVFATGRSGADWLKEMCSSLNISQEQTRVDLGIRVEMKEHQLRSILKDTFETKLSYQGEYFTATTYCMNPQGRIIRKYEEGLVMPDGQNFREQGTGTSNLNFTLFIPRYFPTLKEANVYASSIIKGINQGRDRIVIQRLEDLLNKQPTTANDMKHNHIQPTLQGGYGDLNTEIPPLYIEGLKEFLLRLEQFIQEPIDTDTLLYGIDGKFYAPTIKLNNHFETSVHGLFLVGDCSGVTHSLSQAAASGLYVGKCLSTV is encoded by the coding sequence ATGTATGATGTTACAATTATCGGTGCTGGAGTAAGTAGCATTTTTATGGCTTATTCACTAGCTAAAAGTAACAAAAAGGTTTTAATTCTTGATAAAGGTAAAGCGCTTGAAGATCGACATTGTCCTTTAGACGAAGGGAAAACATGCAATTGTACTACATGTGATAAATATTTCGGGTTTGGTGGTTTAGGAAAATCTGAAGGGAAATTTAATTATACAAACGGATTTGGCGGAGAACTTGAGCAAAAAGTCGGTAAAGAGGTCTTTATACAACTCATGGCTGAAGTAGATGAAATTCTATGCCAGTTTGGTGGAAGTTCTGTCTCAAAATATTCTACTGAAAATTCAAATCTCACTAAGAGAGCTGAAGCGTGTGGTTTACAAATGCTCACAACAGAAGTAAGACATCTTGGTACTACACTTTCCAGTAATATTTTTCAGCAGCTCTATGAATTTTTACTGACGAAAATAAAGATCCAATTTCATATAGATGTACAACATATTCTGAAACAGGAAGATCATTTTACAATAGAGACAAATGAAGGAACAGTTCAATCTAAGCAACTAGTATTTGCAACTGGGCGCTCTGGGGCCGATTGGTTAAAAGAAATGTGCAGTTCTCTAAATATTTCTCAGGAGCAAACACGTGTAGATTTAGGAATTAGAGTAGAAATGAAAGAACATCAATTACGTTCTATATTAAAAGATACTTTTGAAACAAAACTTTCTTATCAAGGTGAGTATTTCACAGCAACTACTTACTGTATGAATCCACAAGGACGCATCATTCGAAAGTACGAAGAAGGTTTAGTTATGCCTGACGGTCAAAATTTTCGAGAGCAAGGAACTGGCACCTCTAATTTAAATTTCACTTTATTTATTCCTCGCTATTTTCCAACTCTCAAAGAAGCAAATGTATACGCAAGTTCAATTATTAAAGGCATTAACCAAGGACGAGATCGGATTGTTATACAGCGCTTAGAGGATTTACTAAATAAACAGCCTACAACAGCGAACGACATGAAACATAACCATATACAGCCTACACTACAAGGAGGTTATGGAGACTTGAATACAGAAATTCCTCCATTATATATTGAAGGACTTAAAGAATTTTTATTACGCTTAGAACAATTCATCCAAGAACCGATCGATACAGATACTTTATTATATGGAATTGATGGAAAGTTCTATGCTCCTACGATAAAACTCAATAACCATTTTGAAACAAGTGTGCATGGACTATTTTTAGTTGGAGATTGTTCAGGCGTCACTCATTCATTATCTCAAGCTGCTGCAAGTGGGTTGTATGTTGGAAAATGTTTATCTACGGTTTAA